In Zingiber officinale cultivar Zhangliang chromosome 1A, Zo_v1.1, whole genome shotgun sequence, a genomic segment contains:
- the LOC122038535 gene encoding NAC domain-containing protein 74-like isoform X1, with product MEKLSVCLPPGFGFHPTDAELISHYLKLKILGHNFDELIPEVDIYKHEPWDLPAKCRLRTRDSKWHFFALIDRKYPNSSRTNRATEEGYWKSTGKDRDVKSQNRVLGTKKTLVFHEGRPPCGRRTDWIMHEYHIGKKEYKAALNSKDIFVLCRVTKRNGWESEEGKVAQNAEPVVFKESSSHSTDIDDIDAWVAELFDPNFSGPSELEHEAEGDLTSVPTKQEPLDTYLDPNSEENVDFLLVDDIFDILRSGCSDNINLADSKIGTENTVKQDSSLRGATASNSCESPRIQIRPRNEMIRQRNEDYSAGVPSDRIRLQVSKMQSTNTQSVNLTVKYSNKDYHRDLSRSYNKGFAGLNWFIFGACLAGSIALIMYFLFPDARWFLTSSSKPHL from the exons ATGGAAAAATTAAGTGTTTGTTTGCCACCTGGGTTTGGTTTTCACCCGACAGATGCTGAACTTATATCTCACTATTTGAAGTTGAAAATACTAGGGCACAACTTCGATGAGCTTATACCAGAGGTGGACATATATAAGCATGAGCCATGGGATCTACCTG CAAAATGTCGTCTTCGCACCAGGGATAGCAAGTGGCATTTTTTTGCATTAATTGACAGAAAGTACCCTAACAGTTCTCGTACAAACAGGGCGACAGAAGAAGGTTATTGGAAATCCACAGGCAAAGACCGTGACGTGAAGTCCCAAAACCGAGTATTAGGCACCAAAAAAACGTTGGTCTTTCATGAAGGTCGGCCTCCATGTGGAAGACGCACTGATTGGATTATGCATGAATATCATATAGGCAAAAAAGAATATAAGGCTGCTCTCAACTCAAAG GATATTTTTGTTCTTTGTCGTGTTACTAAGAGGAATGGTTGGGAATCTGAAGAAGGTAAAGTCGCCCAAAATGCTGAACCTGTGGTTTTCAAGGAATCGTCTAGTCACTCAACTGACATAGATGATATTGACGCATGGGTTGCAGAGCTCTTTGATCCCAACTTCAGTGGTCCTAGTGAACTAGAGCATGAGGCTGAG GGAGATCTTACTTCTGTTCCAACAAAACAGGAGCCACTGGATACTTATCTTGACCCAAATTCTGAAGAAAACGTTGATTTCCTATTAGTAGATGACATCTTTGATATCCTCAGATCTGGCTGCTCTGATAACATAAACCTTGCTGACTCTAAAATTGGAACTGAGAATACTGTCAAACAGGACTCATCACTGCGTGGCGCTACTGCTTCTAACTCATGTGAGAGCCCCAGAATTCAGATTAGACCACGTAATGAAATGATTAGACAACGTAATGAAGACTACTCAGCTGGTGTTCCCTCTGATAGGATTAGGCTTCAGGTTAGCAAGATGCAATCAACGAACACTCAATCAGTCAATCTCACTGTCAAGTATAGCAACAAAGATTATCATCGTGATTTGAGCAGAAGCTATAATAAAGGTTTCGCTGGGCTAAACTGGTTTATCTTCGGTGCTTGCCTTGCTGGATCGATTGCTCTTATAATGTATTTTCTGTTCCCTGACGCTCGGTGGTTCCTCACTAGCTCCTCAAAGCCTCACTTATAG
- the LOC122012845 gene encoding histone H3.3-like, whose amino-acid sequence MARTKQTARKSTGGKAPRKQLATKVARMSQPLAGRVKRPHRFRPGTVALREIRKYQKNTDLLIQKLPFQRLVREIAQNYKTDLRFQSHAVLALQEAAEAYLVGLFEDTNLCAIHAKRVTIMPKDVQLARRIRGERH is encoded by the exons ATGGCTCGCACAAAGCAGACCGCACGCAAGTCCACCGGCGGCAAGGCTCCCCGCAAGCAACTCGCCACCAAG GTAGCGAGGATGTCTCAGCCACTGGCAGGGAGGGTTAAGCGACCGCACCGGTTCCGGCCGGGGACCGTGGCGCTGCGCGAGATCCGTAAGTACCAAAAGAACACGGATCTGCTGATCCAGAAGCTGCCGTTCCAGCGGCTGGTGCGGGAGATCGCGCAGAACTACAAGACGGACCTGCGGTTCCAGAGCCACGCCGTGCTGGCGCTGCAGGAGGCGGCCGAGGCCTACCTCGTCGGCCTCTTCGAGGACACCAACCTCTGCGCCATCCACGCCAAGCGCGTCACCATTATGCCCAAGGACGTCCAACTCGCTCGTCGCATCCGCGGCGAACGCCATTAA
- the LOC122038535 gene encoding NAC domain-containing protein 74-like isoform X2, whose amino-acid sequence MGSTWATEEGYWKSTGKDRDVKSQNRVLGTKKTLVFHEGRPPCGRRTDWIMHEYHIGKKEYKAALNSKDIFVLCRVTKRNGWESEEGKVAQNAEPVVFKESSSHSTDIDDIDAWVAELFDPNFSGPSELEHEAEGDLTSVPTKQEPLDTYLDPNSEENVDFLLVDDIFDILRSGCSDNINLADSKIGTENTVKQDSSLRGATASNSCESPRIQIRPRNEMIRQRNEDYSAGVPSDRIRLQVSKMQSTNTQSVNLTVKYSNKDYHRDLSRSYNKGFAGLNWFIFGACLAGSIALIMYFLFPDARWFLTSSSKPHL is encoded by the exons ATGGGATCTACCTG GGCGACAGAAGAAGGTTATTGGAAATCCACAGGCAAAGACCGTGACGTGAAGTCCCAAAACCGAGTATTAGGCACCAAAAAAACGTTGGTCTTTCATGAAGGTCGGCCTCCATGTGGAAGACGCACTGATTGGATTATGCATGAATATCATATAGGCAAAAAAGAATATAAGGCTGCTCTCAACTCAAAG GATATTTTTGTTCTTTGTCGTGTTACTAAGAGGAATGGTTGGGAATCTGAAGAAGGTAAAGTCGCCCAAAATGCTGAACCTGTGGTTTTCAAGGAATCGTCTAGTCACTCAACTGACATAGATGATATTGACGCATGGGTTGCAGAGCTCTTTGATCCCAACTTCAGTGGTCCTAGTGAACTAGAGCATGAGGCTGAG GGAGATCTTACTTCTGTTCCAACAAAACAGGAGCCACTGGATACTTATCTTGACCCAAATTCTGAAGAAAACGTTGATTTCCTATTAGTAGATGACATCTTTGATATCCTCAGATCTGGCTGCTCTGATAACATAAACCTTGCTGACTCTAAAATTGGAACTGAGAATACTGTCAAACAGGACTCATCACTGCGTGGCGCTACTGCTTCTAACTCATGTGAGAGCCCCAGAATTCAGATTAGACCACGTAATGAAATGATTAGACAACGTAATGAAGACTACTCAGCTGGTGTTCCCTCTGATAGGATTAGGCTTCAGGTTAGCAAGATGCAATCAACGAACACTCAATCAGTCAATCTCACTGTCAAGTATAGCAACAAAGATTATCATCGTGATTTGAGCAGAAGCTATAATAAAGGTTTCGCTGGGCTAAACTGGTTTATCTTCGGTGCTTGCCTTGCTGGATCGATTGCTCTTATAATGTATTTTCTGTTCCCTGACGCTCGGTGGTTCCTCACTAGCTCCTCAAAGCCTCACTTATAG
- the LOC122038536 gene encoding 60S ribosomal protein L7-2-like yields MEEEPQPLNYVHETVLKKRKTSEDWAIKRRELLAEKKRSKKERSKGPIKRPEEFVKEYRDKELDFVRMKQRLKVWKLPNVDMKSKLLFVIRIHGSKDMHPQTRKILNKLRLVQILNGVFLKANEANLRMLLRVEPFITYGYPNLKSIKDLIYKKGHGKVDKERAPLTDNNVIEQALGQYGILCIEDIVHEIATVGSHFREVTHFLWPFKLKCPERGLRTNKKLYKLGGDTGNREDQINVLIDKLN; encoded by the exons ATGGAAGAGGAACCACAGCCTCTTAACTATGTTCATGAAACTGtgctgaagaaaagaaaaaccagTGAGGATTGGGCCATCAAGAGAAGGGAGCTCCtagcagagaaaaagagaagtAAGAAAGAGAGATCAAAAGGTCCAATTAAGAGGCCTGAGGAATTTGTCAAAGAATACCGAGACAAG GAGTTGGACTTTGTTCGGATGAAGCAAAGGTTAAAAGTTTGGAAGTTGCCTAATGTAGACATGAAATCTAAGCTGCTTTTTGTTATCCGGATCCATGG ATCAAAGGATATGCATCCACAAACAAGGAAAATCCTGAACAAGTTACGACTTGTACAGATATTGAATGGTGTTTTTCTCAAAGCCAATGAAGCAAATTTGAGAATGTTATTGAGGGTAGAACCATTCATTACTTATGG TTATCCCAACCTGAAAAGTATTAAGGATCTTATCTACAAAAAAGGCCATGGAAAAGTAGACAAGGAAAGGGCTCCTCTAACAGACAACAATGTCATTGAGCAG GCTCTTGGTCAGTATGGTATTCTTTGTATTGAAGACATCGTGCATGAGATAGCTACAGTTGGATCACATTTCAGGGAGGTTACACACTTCTTGTGGCCATTTAAGCTCAAGTGCCCAGAGAGAGGTCTTCGGACCAACAAAAAGCTATACAAGCTAGGAGGTGATACAGGCAATCGCGAAGATCAAATCAATGTGCTAATTGATAAACTGAACTAG